Within Xiphias gladius isolate SHS-SW01 ecotype Sanya breed wild chromosome 5, ASM1685928v1, whole genome shotgun sequence, the genomic segment TTCTGCTAGAAATCAAGGAAACAATTGGCTCATTACAGGTGAATGATCTTGACACAGAGTTGTTCTCAACAGTGACAGGCAAGGAAATTCAGCAGGGAGATTTCTGCACAGGTGAATACTGGGCTAGAAACATTCGTGAGCCAGTAGCTTTTGAGCAAGCAGTGAGGTCGGCAGCTAAAGGAAAGAGGAACACAGTTTTTGTAGAGGTAGGGCCTAGAAGGGTGCTACAGAGAAACATCTTGGAATCTCTGGATAATGACACAACTGTTCTAGCCTCAGTGCAGCCAGAGAAAGATCATGAAACAATCATGTCTGTTCTTTCAAAGCTGTTTGAACTGGGTGTTCAGGTAGATTGGAACATCTTCTACAAAGGATATGAGACATTGCCATTGCCTTTCCCGAAATACAGGTTTGATTGCTCAGACAGAGATATTATCATCGgagcagcacagagaaacacagcaagTAATCATCCTGTGCTCTGTCAGACTGGAAGTGAAAGCAACATTTTCACCTGTGATCTGATGTCAGACGCTTCTTTCTACCTGAAAGAGCACAAACACAACGATATACCCATCATCCCCGGTGCCTTCTATGCTGAGTTGGGTTTAGCTGCAGTAATGGCCAGTGCCAAACCAAAAGTACCACTCAACTCACTGCAACTCAGTGTAAATTTTCACAGTCCATGTGTTCTAACCCTGAATTCACCTGAAATGAAGGTgcaactgaaacaaacagagaaagaaaccaGTTTCACGGTATTCTCCCCATCTGCAATGTATGCTTCAGGTACAGTTGTTTCCAAAAGAGAGAGGGTGATTGAGGAGCAGTGCATTTCACTAAGCTCCATTTACAAAAGATGCAAATCTGTAGTGAGCTCTCGGGAGTTCTATGGGTATCTGTCTCAAGGAGGCTTTCAGTATGGAGACGTCTTGCAGAACAAGGGGACTGTCCACTACGGAGAAGATCTCAAGGAGGCTATTGCAGTTGTCTCAGTTCCAAAGGAACTGCGGTCTCAGTTGCATGACtactgcattcatcctgttgtgTTGGATTTTTTGATGCAGCTTCTCCCAGTTACAGTAGAGCATGTTTTTGCCGGCAGGCCAGGCTTTCCAGCCAAAATAGGATGTTTGACAGTGTTTGAACCCTTGCAAGATGAGATGATTGTCTATCTGAGAGCAACTGATGTGGGCTTTGATCACTTTGAGGTGTGTGGCTGCTTTGCAGATGGAGAAGGCAGAGTGTTGGTTGAGGTTAGGCATGTGATAATCAAGTATCTTGGCAGTCGCTCTCATTTGGTTGAGAAGTATTTCTACCATAATGCCTTCAATGTCATCACTGAAAGTATCACATCTGCTCCTCCTCTCAAGGCCTTGGTCTTCTGTGACCACATAGGGATCTCTAAAGGCCTGCAACGACATTTGGACTCAAGATCTCAATACATTCCATTCACACATGCCAAAGATATCTTGAGCTATGGCTTCCCCTATCTCTTGGCAAAACTCAATATCACAGATATTGAGAAAAACTTTGATGAGGTCTTGTTTTTGTGGGGCAAAGAAAACCTTACCTCATTGGCAGCTGATGTCATCCTGCAGAATTTGGTGAGCTGCTGTGAGATTTTCCGCCAAATAGTCCTTGAGCTCAAGCGAATTCACTACCCACACTCCATTCGAGCAGTAACCTACTGTTCATCTGACATCACAGTAAACCACATAAGTCCAGGTTTTGCTCTTGTTGGTATGACAAGATCATTTGCTGCAGAGATACCAGATCTTTCATGTCAGCTGATTGATATGAGCACTGTCTCTGCTAAGGACATTGCAGCTCTGTCTGATGTCCTACAGTCATATCCTTGCAGTAAGTACCCGGAGTTGGTGGTAAAAGATGGACTGATTTTGAAACCTTCCATTGTCCGTACTCCAGCTGAAATCATTGACAGTTCAGGACGCAGTTTTACCACTACAGTGTCTGAGCCCTGCATCCTTCAGACAGCTGATGCTCATAAGATTACTCAAGTGAGTGCAATTCACTCGGACGAAGGGGCCCTGCCAATCAGTGACACATCAGTTGAAATTCAGCCCAATAAGATATGTGTTCATTCATCTGACTACTTCCCTGTCAGTGCTGCACATCTGAAATTTGGCCAGACACTGTACTGGAACAAACACTCATCACAGAATCACAAGCTACTGGCTCTTGATTTCAGTGGTACTGTTATAGCAGTTGGAAAAGATGTCAAGAAACTGAAAGTGGGAGACCACGTTGCTTCTTGTTATCCTGTGGTGGCAGCCAGCAAGGTCAGAGTTCCAGAGGATGCATGCTACAGCACCAAACGATTCCCATTCCTTCAAAAAACACCCTGTGTTTCTTACTTTGTGCTAGCATGGGAAATCCTGCATCGAGCCTTGCCCAAAGCCAAAAATCATCTAGGAATCATATCCTCTGTCCCCGAGTCTGCTCTGGTGAAAGTCTTGGCACTTACTTCTTACAAATCAGGCTGGAATGTGATTGTTAGAACACAGTGTAATGGCTCTATTGTAAATGTCAGTCAAATGGATGCATTGGTCGTCCTGCCTCCAACTGATAAATCCCTGATTGACAAAATTTGCAATTTTTCAGGGGTCCAACATGTTGTCATCATCTGTGAATCTCAGATGCAGGGTTTGCTTGCTCGGGATGTGTTCCACAGTGTAAAGGAAAATGTTCGTGTGCAGACAATTCAGATGCCAGTCATTTTGCAAAAGGGATCCTTGAGTGCACAAAGGCCACATATTTATCACTGGATTAAGTCCTTGAACTTGAGCAGGAAATTTTCTCTTAAAAGCTTTACCTTTCAGAGTGTTAAACATGACAGCACCGAGAACCTTCATTTGGAGAAACCAGAATCGTACTTTAGCTCAAAGACACTGGCTGTTTTGGCTCTGGAAAAAGATGTCAACGGTACGCTGTCTGAAATTCCATTGCtgccaacaaaaaaacaacttttccgAAAGACAGCAGTGTACATAGTGGCAGGTGGTCTTTCTGGTCTGGGCTTTGAAACTGTCAAGTTCATCTCACAAAGAGGGGGGGGGTACATTGCCATACTCTCCAGGAGCAAGCCCACACTAGATGTGCAGCAAGAGATACACAATGTAGAAAAACAGTGTGGAAACTGCATCATTAGCATGGAGTGTGACATATCTGTCTCTGAGCATGTGCAGAAGGTTATCAGTGTCATCGGCCAGAAGTTCCCGGGTTGTCCAGTTAGAGGAGTGTTTCACAGTGCAGTTGTCTTGCATGACGGGCTGATAGAGACCCTTGACAGATCTCTCTATGAGAAAGTTCTCAAACCAAAAGTAAGTGGTGCACTAAATTTGCACCATGCAACACAGCACTGTCAGTTAGACTACTTTGTGTGTTACTCCTCCATCTCCGCTTTTCTGGGAAATGCATCACAAACAAACTATGCAGCCGCCAACACATTCCTCGACATGTTCTGTCAGTACAGGCGCAAACTCGGCCTGCCTGGACAGTCTATCAACTGGGGCGCTCTAAACCTCGGCCTCCTCTTGAACAAGGCACATTTCCAGCGATTTCTGGAGGTAAAAGGGATGATGGTGTTGCATGTGGCTGAAATTCATAAAAGCCTGGAGCAGTGCCTTGTGCTCAATCGGCCCCAGCAGGCTGTTTGCAGGTTTCACTTCAGAAACATCAGGTACAACATCCTCTCTCAAAATGCGGCCTTGACCATGCGCCTCTCCGCATTAGTTGAGGAGGCTTTCCAAAAATCCAAAGAGACCGATTCTCAAACTAAACAAGCCAAATCTGTCTCACCAAAAGAGTATGTCGTCTCTCTCCTTAGTGAGACCATTGGCATGGATCGGAGTGAGCTGGACGATGAATCACCTCTCTCATCCTTAGGCATTGACTCCATGCAGGCCATGACTCTGCAGAATCTGATCTTTCAGGAGAGAGGTGTGAATGTGCCCTTGGTGAAACTGCTGGATCCCAATGCCACACTATCAACAGTGGTAGCTGTACTGAGTGAAGGAGCTGAATGTGAAAATTTCAGCAACAACCCAGTGAGTAATAACTCCACTGAAGACATGGAGGATCATTTAACCatattgtaaaaatgacaaaggcATATATAGAATATGTAAATAGCATCACTTATCAGAACATCATAAGAGTGGAACAGTAgaaaattttgtcatttaattcaaTAGAAGGCTTCCGATGGCCATTGCAACACAACAGCATTATTGTTATAAGGCCACATGTTTGTATtgtactttgcttttttttttgttttttgtttttttaaatgtttggtcctggttgttgttttggtttattttgctATTGTAGATTTAAATTGTTATAACCATACACCGTGTTATTTTACTCACTTTTTTTGAGACATGCCcaatttttagtgtttttgagtgttttgaaTCAGTTTTATTAATTCTGCGTATTGACATGTTCATgatggaaatttgaaaaaagcattacaattaaatagaaaatatgtaCAATGTAAGGTATTCAATGTATACAGTGAATAATTTATATAGAATATGTgcattttttgtattattttattaatattcaaTAAATGTTCATCTGTAAAGCTCATCTGTAATTTCTCAAGTCTGTGAAAGTGTTTGGTCCACATAATACTAACATCAACTTACTTTTATCTGCCTGTTTTACATTCACTCATCTTTTACAGGTCATGGTCAGTTCTCATCACTGCTAGCTCAATGATCCTGACTGACTGTCAACTTTATGgtgatgatggaaaaaaaagcacgTGATACAGTATTCTGTCATGTCCCACAAATGTTCATTTGGCAGCATGTATGATTACTGAGTCTTCTGCTGTTTGAACCAATAATTTATCAGATCATGTGGACAAAGATATTGTTCTCCGCTAGGACATTGCAACTGCAAGGAAAGACgtgtaaataaaatgagaacAGATACTGTAATCTATTATTTCAGCATTTGCACCAATGTTTTCCTAACTAAAGCAAAATTACTTCACAATGAAAGAGGCAATTCATCCTCTCAATCAACAAATGGTTTGGCTGTATGACTACTCTGAGGTGTGTTTGCCAGTTTCTGCaactgatttaaatgattaGTTTTCAATTTTTGATATCATAGAAAACTTTAATGACACTTTAGTGACACCAAACAATTCTCACACCATGGCAACGGGcgatgttttcatgttttgcttCATCATGACACAACAGATGAATCTGCCAAGTTCTCTGTGTACTTTACAgggttgttttatttacagatatTCTTTCATGCAGGTTACACAATCTCACATTTATCAAGAGTGTCAGAAGGAGCTCCCGACTGGCACAGTCATTTCAACATCATGGAATGTTCACTGCTTAAAATCAACTATGCTTCAAACtttagaaataataaaacaaaacaaaacaaatatggaGCGCTTCGAATCTCCATTTAAAGATCACggcattttaattcattttaattttgaatcgTATTATATTAACATAGGCCTTAACAGTGTCACTCACTGTGCATCTTTGGGCCACATGGGGGCACTATACAGACTCTTAAGCACCATTAACCAACATGGGGTAACATTACACTGGACCCTTGACAAagtatacaacaaaaacaatgtagtTCTATGGCAATAGACATAACATATATCAGGGTTTGGCTTCACTAACAATACTTGTCGGTAAGATAAATTAATTGCAGGGTTTTGTCTCTTCAGAGGATTTGATCAtgatatataataaaaacataaaatatctcATTCTATGATTTAACGAGCTGTTATGCAACAAGATTTAAGACATGATCAagcatatttttaatgtaaagctaTAAGCTGACTATCAACACTTGGTTCTTAACATATCCGGGAAATGTAACCGTCGCACACTGACGATCACAGTTACTGCACAGGTCTTCATCAGAAAAGTTGTCAGCAACATACTTATACACATTACAATAGAAATCAGAAATTAGCACAGCACTATATTCAGAAATCTGTGACTGAGCCAAGATTTCAATGgaaaaacaactataaaataTACTTAGACTTGGAGTTATATAAACAAGCcttctgcaaaaacaacaccaaaaaaatctACCAATTTGACTGCTATGAGAACAATACCACAGCAGTCAGATAGTGAAATCCAAGCATTTTCATgcattcaaaaaaacattttttactcaTCATTCAAAGTAATCTTCGACGTAGTAcatgaaattattaattattcattactATACTTGTCAAAGTGGCCAGTGTACTGTTAGGGTCTAGTATTGTAACCAAAGATACATTCACGCCTGTCTCCTGGAAAATCTTATTCTGAAGAGTCATGGCCAACATCGAGTCAATACCCAGTGCACCCAGAGCAGAGTCGTCATCCAGCTCATCTGCACTAACATTGATTATGTCACTGACAATTACTCTCACACTTTCATGTGTGGAAGGCAAATACTGAACTTTGAGTTCATTCCTTATATTATCTTTGAGCTCCATTGCCACTAAAGCTGACAGTCGTTCTCTGAGAGatgcattttgtgaaaaaacatgaatgttaaGATTTTTGAAGTTGAACTTGCATATGACTTGTTGTGGTCTGTTCATCAGAAGACACATTTCAAGCGCCTCGTGAacctcacacacattcattatCATCATCCCTTTTGCCTCTAAGAACTTTTGGAAATGGTCTTTGTTCAACAAGAGACCAAGGTTCAAAGGACCCCAGTTGATGGACTGTCCAGCAAGCCCAAGGTTTCTCCgataatgacaaaatatgtcAAGGAATGAATTGGCTGCTGCGTAGTTACACTGTGAGGCATTGCCAATGAATGAAGAGATGGAAGAGTAGCACACAAAGTAATCAAGTTTGTTGTGAAGTGTTGCATAGTGAAGATTTAGAGCCCCACTCACTTTGGGCTGCAGCACCTTTCGGAAGAGCGACTCATCAAGTGTTTCAATCAGTGCGTCATGTAATACTGCAGCACTGTGAAACACTCCTTTGACTGGACAAGAAGAGAATCTTTGTTCAATCTTTGAGATTGCATCCACTACCTGCATTGACACAGAAACATCACATTGGACATTTATGATACTAACCCCATATCTTTTTTGGAGGAGTCCCATTTCAAACTGCATTTCATCTGTCAGAATACTTCTGGACAGTGTTGCAATGCAACCTCCACCATTATGGGCGATGAACTTCACCGTCTCAAGTCCCAAACCAGAAAGGCCCCCTGTTACAATATAAACACAGCTTTGTTTGAAAAGTTGTCCTGGCCTGGTGAGCAAAGGGATATCAGACACTGGACAATGAGATTCTCCATGATCTAAAACCACCTGCCGCACTGTTTTTGTGGTGAAATAGGACTCAGAATCTGCGTTGGTCTGAGGCTCTTTTACGCTTGATAATTGAAATGTCTCTCCTTTCAAAGGTAGAGATCCTGAATCAAAGCCTAATGACATTAGCCAATTAGAGATATTCCTGTTCTGTACTTGCAGATTGGCTCTCTGGAGAACATTAGCTACATCAAGTTTATGTATGTGCACGTGTTCACTCTTCGTTGCAAACATGCTTGCTGAGTGTGAAGTTGACATGTGACTGctacatacaaaaacaatatgtcTCTCAAGGCCACCATTGTGTTGTATTTCCTGCCAAGAGTGATCAAATgggggcagaaaaacaaatacacgaCTCTGATCAAGATGTAGAGGTGCTCCTCCCAAATGCAGCTGGGAGGAAACACTCCAGCCTGACCTGTTTGCTGTCAGAGCTAAAATTTTCATCAGAGCAGAAGCTGAGTTAGAGGAGACAATGGCCAGCTTTCTGTGCTGTTGTTTTACTATAGGCAGCATTCTCTGCAGGATCTCCCATGCCAGTATGAAGTAAGACACACATGGAGTCTCTCTCAGAAATGAGAAGTTTTTTGTACTGTAGCACACAGCTTCAGGAATTCTAATCTTCGCCATGGCAGGAGCTGGATAACATGAAGCAATATGATCTCCCACTCTCAGATTATGAACATCTTTCCCAACAGATGTGACAATGCCGCTAAAATCTAAAACCAGAAGCTTGTGATTCTGGGATGTGTGCTGGTTCCAATACATTGTCTTGCTGAAGTTTAAATGTGAAGTGGTGACAGGAAAGTAATCAGATGAGTGCACGCATATATTGGTTAGCTGAATCTCAACTGACTTCTCTTGGATAGGATTTGCATTTGTGTTGCAGGGGATGGCAGACATGTGAGCCATTCTGTATGAATCGGTTGTCTGGAGAACAAAGTTGCTCGGATACACTGACTGCATATCACCCTCACATATAGCCTTGTCCTTCAGCGGGGTCTTTGCTATTCTTGTTGCTGATGCTTTCCCTTTGCCGATCATGACTTCTTGTTGTTTGCAGGTTTTAATTACATGAATCAGCATTTGAATGTCATCACTGGTCACAGAAGCAAGGTCAATCAGCTGAAAAGAGAGACCTGCTATCTCTGCCGAACAAGCCCTTGTCATACCAGACAGCACAAAACCCGGACTGACATGATCCACAGTTTTTTCTGTCGATCTATAGGTTATGACACGGACAGTGCAAGACGgtcttctctctttcaaagCTAATACAATCTGGCGATATACCTCACAGCAAGTAACTAACTTCTTCAGTGTCTGTTCAGATGACAACTGATTGAGATTCTCTACACCCCAAATGAAGAGAACATTTTCCACATCCATATTTGTGTTAAGTGAGTGAAACACTAAGTCTTGAAGTTGGTCGGACATCCAATAGTCTCTGCTCTCCACAACAACTGACTCTGGGTCTAAGTATGGCCTAAGTCTTTTAGTAATGCAGAGTTTGTCTTCAAAAactattgcttttattttacaattttgcaaGTCTCTCTTGTCACAAATTGTAATTATTTCATTGTGAAAGAACAGTGACTGAAGAACATTTGAGCAATTGCCCAAAAATGAGATCCTCACCCTCTTAAGTTCCACTAGTACTTTCCCCTCTGTGGTAGAAAAGCAACCACACACTTCAAGGAAGTCTGGGGTCTCTTGAGTTGCTCGTAAATACATGACCATTTTGTCTTGTAATGGTCCTGAAATGGCGACACAACCTATAGCTGAGGGGAATCCCTGCTTGGCTGTTAGCCGTCCAACAGCTACCACTGCAGTCATTTGAAGGAAATAGTCTAATAACACAGGGTGGATGAAATAGTCATGAAGGTGTTTTAGAAGTTCTCCGGGGACTTGAATTTTTGTCACAGCTTCCTTGAATTCATCCCCAAAATGCACATCATCGAGCTGTTTGAAGACAGAGCCATATTCAAATCCTGCTTGAGAAAGAATTGAATaaatctcttttctcttcaaaatgaatttgcacCTTTGACGGATCATGTTAAGAGAAATGGTTGGTTCCTCTAACAGTGGTTGGCCATCTGTACTCTTGTATGTGCCAGAGGCATGTGTTGCGCCAGAAGACTGTATTTTAAAAGAGGCCTCAGTATCTGCATGCTTAACTGTTACTTTCAACTGATGACAGTTTGAGCTGAGTGTAAACAGACTCTCAAATCTAACACTGAGCTGGAGCAGAGAAGCAGGTTTCTTTGGTTTTAGGCTTGCTATCACCGAGGCATAAGCTAGTTCAACATAAAATGCACCTGGCACAATGGAAACACCATTGTTTTTATGCTCCCAAAGATATGGTGCAGTCTCTAATGAGAGGTTGCACATGTACTCTTTATCTACCTTTGTTTGGGATATGAGTGTTTGGGGAGAAAAAGCAGATAATTTATTACCTCTTCTTACATCTTCAAAATTCAGTTCTTTCTTTGAGTGGTCGAACTGATAGATTGGAAGAGCTGTGGGCAATGTCTCATAACCCCTGTAGAGTTGACGCCAGTCCACATTTATGCCCAATTCAAATACTTTTGCCAAAGTAGACAAGATTGTGTCACAATCTTTCTCTGGCTGGACTGAGGAAAGAACTATGGCGTCATTTCCCAGAGTCTCATGTATGTTCCTTTGAAGAGCCCTACGAGGTCCAATCTCCACAAAGACCACATTTCTGCTAGACTGCTTATCTTTGGTGGCAGCATGCAGTGTTTTTTCGAATAGAACAGGTTCTCGGATGTTCTTTGCCCAGTACCTGCCGGTGCTGAAGTCACCATCTGAATACCTGTCTGCAGTCACTGTTGAAAAAAGTTTGCATTCCATGTTGTTAGCATCTAAAGAATCTATGTTCCTCTCAATGTCATCTAATATAGGATCCATCATATGGCTATGATATGCCGCTGGAACATCCAAGATATGGAGGAAGAGGTTTTTATCTCTAAACAGAATCTTAAGTCTTTCATGCAGGATGTCTATAGCATCTGAATCCCCTGACAGTGTGCAGGACAGAGGGCTGTTGAAAGCTGCAACACAAATTTTGCCAGAGAAGACTTTAAGGATTTCTAATACCTTTCCTACAGCCACATTACTGACCACAAGCATTTTCCCACCTGTGACCTTGCTCTGAAGAGTACTGCGGTGGTACAACACTTTAACAGCATTTTCAAGAGAGAGGAGGCCAGAACAGTGAGCTGCAGCAACCTCGCCTACAGAGTGTCCAAGCACTGCATCAGGCTTGACACCCCAGTGCTTTAGGAGAGTGGCGATGCCAACCTGAATTGCAAAAAGAAGAGGCTGGACAATATTTGGTTTGCTGAAATCATCATTATCATAGTCACCAGCAAGCCATTGACTGATAATGGTGCTTTTATGACTCTGGAAGAGATTCTCAACCTCTCTGACCTTATCTCTGAAAACAGGAACCTCTCTCAGGAGCTGATTGCACATACCCTTGTAGGCAACTCCATtcccacaaaacacaaacaccacctGGATGTCTGACTTTGCTGACTCAACCTTTATTTTCAGTGCAGATGCCAGCTGGTGCTGTAAATCTGAGAGGGAAGTTGACAGGAAGGCCTTCTTATATTTGTGTCTGCGATGACTCCTTCCACATGCTGAGGTGTATGACAATGCCTGTAAGTCAACTGTTTGAGCCCTGCAAAGCTTTTGATTGGTGTCAGTGATGGATAGGATCAATGATTTCTCAGAGGCTGCAGATACTACAAAGGGTTTTGGAAAGCCTTTTGGAATCTGTGTGGGAACAGGGCACTTTCTATACTCTCTTAAAATCGCATGTGCATTTGTGCCTCCAAACCCAAAGCTGTTAATCCCAGCTACCCTCTGTAATGACCTATTTGTCTCCCATCTTTCAGTTTTAGACGGAATACTTAGATTAAGAGCTTTTACGTCTACACTTGCACTGTCTTCAGAGTAGAAAACGGAGGGCACAATGGTCTCATGCTTCATCATTAAGAGAACCTTAATGAGTCCGGCCACTCCAGCTGCAGATTCTGTATGTCCAATGTTACCCTTCACAGAGCCAATCCGCAGTGTCTCTGAACCACGACGTCTGGCTTTAGCAATGACGTTTGAGATGCTTCCCGCCTCTGTTGGGTCTCCAACCGGGGTTCCAGTCCCATGTGCCTCTATGTACTGAACGTTTGCGATGTCAGACTCTGAGTAGAGTCTTCGCAGCAGCTCCTCTTGTTGTGTCATAGAGGGTTTGGTGATTGGAGTGACTGAGTGTCCATCTTGGTTAACCGctgttttgctgatgataccccATATTTTGTTGCAGTCTTTTACAGCCTATATACAGGAAGTCAAACAATTAGCAATGTAGCTATTACCTGTAATTGTTAAATCAATGAAATGACTGTAAAGAatataataaacacaataatgtTCTTACATTTTTCAGAGGCTTCAGGAGAACAACCCCGCAGCCCTCCCCTCTACCGTAGCCATCTGTTCTGCTGGAGAAAGGTTTGCTTGTTCCCTCGGGTGAGATCATCTTCGCCTTGCTGAGAGCTACAAACACTCTTGGCTCTATGATAGAGTTGACACCTCCACACAAAGCCATCTCACAGTCTCCTAGttgaaaaagagaataaaatgaaatatggaaTATATAAATACGATGCCTTGGTAAGCTCGCTTTTAGGAATGGCATTTGTAGgtaaaagagaatgaaatacCTTGCTTTATGGCCTGGCAGGCTAAATGTAGAGCCACCAAAGATGAGGAACATGCACTGTCAATGGCAAAAGAAGGGCCAGTGAGATTAAAAGTGAAGGAGATTCTATTGGCAGCCACACTCATGGCTGTGCCAGTGCAATTGTAGTGGGTTACTGTAGTGGGACTGTTACTTCGGAGCATCTCATAATCTCTGTTCATAAGGCCTGCAACACAATCAACGTAGAGTAGGTTACAATTTGTGAATCATAAAATTGTGCTtggaattttaaatgtattatagAGGGATAGTGATCACCTATGTAAACTCCAGTTCTGCTTCCACTGATGCTTTCCATAGCCATTCCCGCGTCTTCTAATGCCCTGTATGTACACTGAAGGAGGAGTTTCTGCTGAGGGTCCATGAAATCAGCCTCTGTTTCAGTGATCCCAAAAAACTTGTGATCAAACTCATTAAACCTAAAAATAATATAGAAATATCA encodes:
- the LOC120789807 gene encoding reducing polyketide synthase PKS1-like isoform X4: MDPQQKQLLQCVYRALENAGIPMEKASGTRTGVFFGLMNRDYETTAAHVHPSVINHWTGTGLAMSIAANRVSYIFNFTGPSLSIDCACSSSLVALHLACQSIKQGDCDMAVCGGVNCIIEPRVFVALSKAKMLSPEGTSKPFCNKANGYGRGEGCGVVLLKQLKKAIQDHDHIWGIISKTAVNQDGHSVTPITKPSMTQQEELLRRLYSESDLANVQYIEAHGTGTPVGDPTEAGSISNVIAKARRPGSETLRIGSVKGNIGHTESAAGVAGLIKVLLMMKHETIAPSVFFSEETVSVDAKALNIKIPREAEKWEASGARIAGVNNFGFGGTNAHAIVKQYKHSPTRLKNDDKQAKYFVMSANSTKSLSLMIEDTIKQLEADGKVDLDSLLYTSACRRSHLKHKYRKAIMVLSVVDLKEKLRAAVSRNISPSYSDPRVVFVFCGNGVTYHGMCKQLLKHEPVFRNEIKEIAELFKRRSALNILDTLESEFESSDFKNPEVIQPLLFAIQVGITTLLRHWGVKPDAVLGHSVGEVSAAHCSGLLSLEDAVKVLYFRSTLQSRVTGGKMLVTSNMAVSEVTALLPHYSGRVCLAAVNSPHSCTLSGDADAIKSLHEELSTSANSQNLFLRVLDVPVAYHSHMMDPILLEIKETIGSLQVNDLDTELFSTVTGKEIQQGDFCTGEYWARNIREPVAFEQAVRSAAKGKRNTVFVEVGPRRVLQRNILESLDNDTTVLASVQPEKDHETIMSVLSKLFELGVQVDWNIFYKGYETLPLPFPKYRFDCSDRDIIIGAAQRNTASNHPVLCQTGSESNIFTCDLMSDASFYLKEHKHNDIPIIPGAFYAELGLAAVMASAKPKVPLNSLQLSVNFHSPCVLTLNSPEMKVQLKQTEKETSFTVFSPSAMYASGTVVSKRERVIEEQCISLSSIYKRCKSVVSSREFYGYLSQGGFQYGDVLQNKGTVHYGEDLKEAIAVVSVPKELRSQLHDYCIHPVVLDFLMQLLPVTVEHVFAGRPGFPAKIGCLTVFEPLQDEMIVYLRATDVGFDHFEVCGCFADGEGRVLVEVRHVIIKYLGSRSHLVEKYFYHNAFNVITESITSAPPLKALVFCDHIGISKGLQRHLDSRSQYIPFTHAKDILSYGFPYLLAKLNITDIEKNFDEVLFLWGKENLTSLAADVILQNLVSCCEIFRQIVLELKRIHYPHSIRAVTYCSSDITVNHISPGFALVGMTRSFAAEIPDLSCQLIDMSTVSAKDIAALSDVLQSYPCSKYPELVVKDGLILKPSIVRTPAEIIDSSGRSFTTTVSEPCILQTADAHKITQVSAIHSDEGALPISDTSVEIQPNKICVHSSDYFPVSAAHLKFGQTLYWNKHSSQNHKLLALDFSGTVIAVGKDVKKLKVGDHVASCYPVVAASKVRVPEDACYSTKRFPFLQKTPCVSYFVLAWEILHRALPKAKNHLGIISSVPESALVKVLALTSYKSGWNVIVRTQCNGSIVNVSQMDALVVLPPTDKSLIDKICNFSGVQHVVIICESQMQGLLARDVFHSVKENVRVQTIQMPVILQKGSLSAQRPHIYHWIKSLNLSRKFSLKSFTFQSVKHDSTENLHLEKPESYFSSKTLAVLALEKDVNGTLSEIPLLPTKKQLFRKTAVYIVAGGLSGLGFETVKFISQRGGGYIAILSRSKPTLDVQQEIHNVEKQCGNCIISMECDISVSEHVQKVISVIGQKFPGCPVRGVFHSAVVLHDGLIETLDRSLYEKVLKPKVSGALNLHHATQHCQLDYFVCYSSISAFLGNASQTNYAAANTFLDMFCQYRRKLGLPGQSINWGALNLGLLLNKAHFQRFLEVKGMMVLHVAEIHKSLEQCLVLNRPQQAVCRFHFRNIRYNILSQNAALTMRLSALVEEAFQKSKETDSQTKQAKSVSPKEYVVSLLSETIGMDRSELDDESPLSSLGIDSMQAMTLQNLIFQERGVNVPLVKLLDPNATLSTVVAVLSEGAECENFSNNPVSNNSTEDMEDHLTIL